ttccggttaattAGCATATCTTTCGCACATGCGCACCCGGATGGAGTTCCTCGTGTAGTCCGCCATGTTTTGTATTGTGTTAATAAAATAGGTGAATAAAAAGCCTTCAAGTCAACTTAttacatggtgtcagaagcAAACTGAAGGAAAATCACTCTCAAACATACCAGGTCGGTATTTTACGAGAAATCTAGCAAGTTTACACAAGGAAAATGGCCGAACTCACGGGACTCACTAGCCCTCGTATGGACTGGAATGCAACCGATCTTCAACAAGCGCTAAAAAAGTTCAAGGCAACCGTCGAATTGTACTTTTCTGGCCCGCTTAAGTCCAAATCGGAGGAAGAAAAGGTCAGTTATCTGTTGATATGGACGGGAGAAGAAGGAATTGAATTAGTTTCTACGTGGTCGCTAACCTCAGACGAGAAGAAAAAGCTGTCAACTTACTGGGAGAAGTTTGAAGAATACGTCGCCCCCAAGAGCAATTTTCGCTTAGCACGATTTAAACTACGCACTCTGAAGCAAAAGGACGATGAATCAGTGGATTCATTTATAAAGAAAGTAAGATTGCTAGCCAGCGAATGCAGGTATGATAATGTAGACGAACACATTATTGACGCTCTAATTTTCGGGTCTCGCCGCCCACGTGTCCAGGCTAAACTCCTCGAGTTAGACAACACTCTAACGCTCGCTAAGGCAATAAACATAGCCAGGACTGAGGAAGCCACTTCGGCTCAGTTACAAGATATTAGAGGCACAAACACTATACCTGTACACGCAACAACCCACAAAAGCCCTTCTTCACATCCCAAGACACACTCacgtgaaaataaacaaatacaaactTGTGGGAACTGTGGCACTAGCCATAATGTGACACAAAAATCCCTGTGCCCCGCAAACGGAACAAAATGCAGCAACTGTGGGAAACCAAACCACTGGGCCAAGGTTTGCCGTTCCACCAAACCCCAAGGTCCCACCCCGAGGGGAAGAGGCAGGCGGGGAAACTGGAACAAATCAAAGCAACAGATAAACACCCTCAGCAATGAGAATGCTAGCACTGCACCTGAGCCCCTAGATTCCCCACAGTTATATTTTCACTCTCTGACCATTGATAGTATGTCTCGACAGATCACTCAAGCGCTCGTCAACATACAGGTTAACTCGAGTAACGGGACACTACCACTATTATGCAAGATTGACACTGGTGCTGAAGGAAATGTGATCCCATTAAGCAACTACAAGCACATCTATCCAGAGTCACTCTGCGACATAGACGGCAAGCCCCTCAGCTTAGCCCCATCAAATACAAGGATAACAGCATATGGAGGCCATGAAGTACAACACTACGGTACCTGCAACCTCACTTTACTACATAACGGTCAGTCCAGCCCTCATGAATTTCATGTTGTAAACACGACAGGACCTACAATCCTAGGACTACCCACATGTACTGCAATGAAGCTTGTAACCCTTAACCACAGTCTAAGCAAAGACCAGGCTGAGCCAGCCGAAATACGACCAGCTCAAGTACCCAAGGATGACCCTGAGGCAAAGGCAGCTCTACTAAGACAGTATGCTGACTGCTTCGAAGGCATCGGATGCTTCAGCGGAGAGTTCCATATCACACTTGACCCTACAGTACCCGCTGTGGTTCACCCGCCACGACGAGTCCCTGAAGCACTTCAGGAGCCTCTGCGCAAGGAGTTAGAATCCCTCGTACAGCAAGGAATCATCACCAAGGTTGATGAACCCACTGACTGGGTCAACTCGCTAGTCTGTTCCACAAAGCGGAATGGCTCCATACGACTCTGCCTTGATCCAAAGGACCTCAACTGCGCCATCAAACGTCCACATCATCGTACACCCACTCTTGATGAAGTCTTATCAAAGCTAAGTGGATCCGAGTACTTCTCCATAGTTGACGCCCGCAGCGGTTATTGGAACATAAAGCTTGACCAGGAAAGCTCACTCTATACAACATTCAACTCTCCCCATGGAAGATTCAGATTCCTACGACTACCCTTTGGTCTGATTTGTGCTCAGGACATCTTCCAAAAGAAGGTCGATGAAACCTTTGGTGACTTACCTGGGGTGACAGGCATCACAGACGACATAGTTGTTTACGGACGCAACCGTAAGGAGCATGACAATAACCTGAAAGCAGTAATGGAGCGTGCCCGTGAAACTGGTCTGAAATTCAATGCTGACAAATGCAAAATTGCCAGCAAGGAACTTGTCTTCTTCGGACACACCCTAAGTGCAGATGGTCTGAAACTTGACCCTACTAAGGTTgaagccatcaacaacatggATCCTTCAACGAGCCTCACAGATCTCCAAGTCTTCCTAGGTATGACGCAATACCTTAGCCGTTTCATACCCAACCTCGCTTCAACAGCAGCGGTCCTCTGGGACTTGACAAGGAAAAGTAGTCAATTCCAGTGGTGCCCAGAACACCAGAAAGCTGTagatgatatcaagaagctcATCACATCGCCAGCCTCGCTGCAGTATTTCGACAGCACCAAGCCTGTCGTAATCCAGGTGGATGCATCTCAACGTGGCCTCGGCGCGACACTCATCCAAGATAAAGGCCCTGTGGAGTACAGAAGTAAGCTACTCACTGAAACCGAGAGGAGGTACTCCAACATAGAAAGGGAAATGCTTGCAGTCGTCCATGGTCTCGAGAAATTCCACTACTACGCTTATGGACGCCACGTCCAGGTCCACACGGACCACAAGCCACTGGAGGCAATATTCAAAAAGCATCTGGCCAGCGCGCCACCCCGCATTGCCAGGATGATGCTGCGGATACAGAAATACGACATCGACATTCGATATGTCCCAGGGAAGGACATACCCCTGGCCGACGCCCTCTCACGACTTAACCCAAGTCCCGGTGACACTATCGCTGGACTTGATGTCTCTATACATGAGCTACACTTGCACCTCAATGCTAGCCCTACTAGGATAACGCAGATCCAAGAGGAGACGAGGAAGGACACAACACTTCACTCACTTCGTGCCGTCATCGCCCAAGGTTGGCCAAACAAAAGAGCCGAATGCCCTGAGTTACTACACCCATACTGGAACTATCGTGACGAACTTACTGTCGCCGATGGATTGGTCCTGAAGGGTACCCGAATTGTAATTCCAAAGACCCTGCAACCAGATGTTCTACAGCAGCTACACTATGCACACCAGGGTGCGGAAAAATGCAAGCTCAGAGCCAAGGGATCAGTCTTTTGGGCGAACATCAATGCCGACATCGACAACATGGTCAAGAGTTGTGCTCCCTGTCAGCATAATCAGTCCATGAACACTAAAGAACCGCTAATGCCTCATGATGTTCCACCAAGGCCCTGGCACACCCTAGCATCTGACTTGTTCTCCTGGAACGGTTCACCATACTTACTACTCTCTGATTACTACAGTAAGTTCCCAATTGTGCGCAAGCTAACTAACATCCAATCATCTACTGTCATCGCTCACCTCAAAGGAATATTTGAGGAGCATGGCATACCAGACAAACTTGTCACAGGACATGACACCCAGTTTACGTCTGCTCTATTCAAGGTTTTTAGCAGCACCTATGGATTTATTCATACAACTACAAGCCCATACTACAAGGAGGCTAATGGCTTCATAGagagaaatgtgcaaactgTCAAGGATCTCCTTCAAAAGTGCAAGGAATCAGGGCAAGACCCACATCTAGCCATGCTGTGCCTGAGAACAACCCCTTTGGGTCACACCCTGCCATCACCAGCAGAGTTGCTAAATTCCAGAATATATCAGTCTAACCTGCCAGCTACTTCCAGGCATGCACTACTGAACAAACCTGACTATGATGCCAATGTCAAGCTGCAAGCCAGACAAGACCGACAGAAA
The DNA window shown above is from Nematostella vectensis chromosome 15, jaNemVect1.1, whole genome shotgun sequence and carries:
- the LOC125560756 gene encoding uncharacterized protein K02A2.6-like, translated to MAELTGLTSPRMDWNATDLQQALKKFKATVELYFSGPLKSKSEEEKVSYLLIWTGEEGIELVSTWSLTSDEKKKLSTYWEKFEEYVAPKSNFRLARFKLRTLKQKDDESVDSFIKKVRLLASECRYDNVDEHIIDALIFGSRRPRVQAKLLELDNTLTLAKAINIARTEEATSAQLQDIRGTNTIPVHATTHKSPSSHPKTHSRENKQIQTCGNCGTSHNVTQKSLCPANGTKCSNCGKPNHWAKVCRSTKPQGPTPRGRGRRGNWNKSKQQINTLSNENASTAPEPLDSPQLYFHSLTIDSMSRQITQALVNIQVNSSNGTLPLLCKIDTGAEGNVIPLSNYKHIYPESLCDIDGKPLSLAPSNTRITAYGGHEVQHYGTCNLTLLHNGQSSPHEFHVVNTTGPTILGLPTCTAMKLVTLNHSLSKDQAEPAEIRPAQVPKDDPEAKAALLRQYADCFEGIGCFSGEFHITLDPTVPAVVHPPRRVPEALQEPLRKELESLVQQGIITKVDEPTDWVNSLVCSTKRNGSIRLCLDPKDLNCAIKRPHHRTPTLDEVLSKLSGSEYFSIVDARSGYWNIKLDQESSLYTTFNSPHGRFRFLRLPFGLICAQDIFQKKVDETFGDLPGVTGITDDIVVYGRNRKEHDNNLKAVMERARETGLKFNADKCKIASKELVFFGHTLSADGLKLDPTKVEAINNMDPSTSLTDLQVFLGMTQYLSRFIPNLASTAAVLWDLTRKSSQFQWCPEHQKAVDDIKKLITSPASLQYFDSTKPVVIQVDASQRGLGATLIQDKGPVEYRSKLLTETERRYSNIEREMLAVVHGLEKFHYYAYGRHVQVHTDHKPLEAIFKKHLASAPPRIARMMLRIQKYDIDIRYVPGKDIPLADALSRLNPSPGDTIAGLDVSIHELHLHLNASPTRITQIQEETRKDTTLHSLRAVIAQGWPNKRAECPELLHPYWNYRDELTVADGLVLKGTRIVIPKTLQPDVLQQLHYAHQGAEKCKLRAKGSVFWANINADIDNMVKSCAPCQHNQSMNTKEPLMPHDVPPRPWHTLASDLFSWNGSPYLLLSDYYSKFPIVRKLTNIQSSTVIAHLKGIFEEHGIPDKLVTGHDTQFTSALFKVFSSTYGFIHTTTSPYYKEANGFIERNVQTVKDLLQKCKESGQDPHLAMLCLRTTPLGHTLPSPAELLNSRIYQSNLPATSRHALLNKPDYDANVKLQARQDRQKSYYDRTSKCLQPVYPQDAVRVFNPLNSKWEPGIVRAAAPTPRSHIVDMANGSTLTRNRRHIRPTGEKLSLNNTSATDDYEPVAEPAPNGDQPPTEPRTSTPGTPAKSTPTQSGPPLRRSTRTVKPPDRLNL